The DNA segment TTTCTGGACATCTCCGCGCTCGATTCCGGCCGCATCCGCAACGAGCCCGGGCACCTCTCCATACCGGCGCTGCTGGAAGGGCTGCTCCAGCGGCACGGGCCCGCCGCCGAAGCCAAGAGCATCGCCCTTCGCGTTACCGCCGACCCGCAGGGAGGGCGCGTCTTCGCGGACGCGAAGTTCGTCACCGCCATCCTGGACAACCTGCTGTCCAACGCCATCAAGTTCTCCCCCCTGCGGACCGCCGTGGACATCTGCGTGGAGGACGGGGAGGAGACGGTTCGCATCGCCGTCCAGGATCAGGGTCCGGGACTGACGGAGGCCGACCAGAAGCGCGCCTTCGGCCGGTTCGTCCGCCTCAGCGCCCGACCCACCGGCGGCGAGAAATCCGTGGGTCTGGGGCTGTCCATCGCCAAGCAGATGGCGGAGCTGTGCAAAGGGAGCATCCGCGTGGAGAGCGAGCCGGGGAAGGGCGCCACCTTCCTTGTGGAGCTGCCCCGGGCGAAGGAATGATTCCCTGGAAAGACTCACCGCCAAGACGCCAAGAAGGAACTCAAAAGAGGATGCTTTTCTTGGTGCCCTTGGCGTCTTGGCGGTGATCTTTTAAGTTCTTCGAGCGGCTCTACTTCGCGTACTGGCGGATCACCTTCTCGATGGCGGCGCGGCAGGCGGCGCAGAAGCCGGCGTCGTTGCGGGTGAACATCAGGCAGTCCTCCTGGCTGCGGAAGTAGCCCTTCGCCTCGTAGTTCGCCCCCTCGAAGGCGCCCACCTTTCCGCTGTGGGCGTCGGTGCCCAGGAGGTCCGTCTCGAAGACCTTCTCCCTGGCGAAGAGGGCGTCCATGTCCGATTCCGGCTTGTTGGCGGCGCGGATGGCGCGGCGCTCCTTCTGGTAGTCGTGGCTGTGGGCCTCGAAGGCGTCCTTCTTCCAGGGCGTGGGCAGGGGGACGCCGGGCGTGAGCAGGGCCTTCCACTTGGGGTTCTTCGGATCGGCGGTGGCGTTGGGTTCCCAGGGCTCGGGCCGCGAGGGGCTGTTGGTGATGGCCACGTCGGAGGTGTAGTACTCGTCGGCCAGCCCCGCGAAGTGGTGGCCGAACTCGTGGACGAACAGGTAGCCGATGGTGCTGTTTCCCGCGGAGGCCGTGCTGTAGAGGTTGTGGATCCCGCCGCCGCCGTAGGTCTCCGAATTGGTGAGGATCTCCACGAACTCGTAGGGCGCCTGGGCGGCGATGTCGCGCCAGGCGCGGTTGTCGAAGGTGAGGACGTAGCGCTCGCTCCCGAAGGCGTCGTAGGTGGTGCCCAGGGGCGTGCGCCGGTGGAC comes from the Geothrix sp. 21YS21S-4 genome and includes:
- a CDS encoding IgA Peptidase M64 — translated: MPHPALRPLLLACTALACLAAPPRTLRVDYGHTGDAASERFGVDRVVLEPLPWPGDPAKAVDASNLGKYCFEVTDKATGKLLYSRGFASIYGEWETTDEAKAASRSFGESLRFPRPDAPVRITVKKRDERNAFKAVWAFDLDPADPLIEQAPAPEAGALIALQKAGEPAEKVDLLILGDGYTAAERGKFEAQARKVMEFLFAQPPFKEHRKDFNVWAICPASKESGISRPSTGVHRRTPLGTTYDAFGSERYVLTFDNRAWRDIAAQAPYEFVEILTNSETYGGGGIHNLYSTASAGNSTIGYLFVHEFGHHFAGLADEYYTSDVAITNSPSRPEPWEPNATADPKNPKWKALLTPGVPLPTPWKKDAFEAHSHDYQKERRAIRAANKPESDMDALFAREKVFETDLLGTDAHSGKVGAFEGANYEAKGYFRSQEDCLMFTRNDAGFCAACRAAIEKVIRQYAK